Proteins from a single region of Chitinibacter bivalviorum:
- a CDS encoding glycoside hydrolase family 19 protein has product MSNLNRWMLAAIPAAICSIQVMAAPAWNSTTVYTGGEVVTYAGKDYKAKWWAQGNIPGAEQWGPWELVASSGATPAPTAVVTAAPTAAPTTAPTTAPTAAPTVKPTTAPTAAPTAAPTPVAGSCAVWAEGSTYKAGDVVSYSGVSYTALSAHTAYVGANWNPASTPTLWKVGGSCAATGTTPAPTPVVTAAPTATPVVTATPTAKPTATPVVTAAPSATPVVTATPTATPVVTAAPTPTTSTAPTATPAPNAAYKPQITYIAAPAGYPTDAQFTAAEQALYSQAGADSSVITRIREALQVRPDAVVDAVKAGATSNPDNVQRVERVLSQAKFDYFFPVRNVKYTYENLLKGVAKFPAYCKTYTDGRDSDLICKKLLATSFAHFAQETGANWPALTPATARGYADQNNAVLATMDQNTAIPTFRQGLWFLREQGMQEGTGVGGYQDCFTGAGSSIFSIFYACGQNAQGQFLSYFGRGSKQLSWNYNYGPFSKSLYGDTNVLLDNPSVVADTWLNFASAIWFAVYPQSPKPPMTWVVDGTWKPNQVDVANGMSPGFGATTYIINGGIECGKGSEASQSLNRIAAYKEFTKELGVDITGEQLTCGTSKGFTDGSAAATKTYLDKGWNYNANNPGGVSWSCQLATYQTPFNLANAGDYKACVDYFFRGQVKYKGAVVIDNTK; this is encoded by the coding sequence ATGTCGAATTTAAATCGTTGGATGCTGGCTGCAATACCTGCCGCGATCTGCTCAATTCAAGTCATGGCTGCGCCAGCTTGGAATAGCACGACCGTTTACACCGGTGGCGAAGTCGTGACTTACGCGGGTAAAGATTACAAAGCCAAATGGTGGGCACAAGGCAATATTCCGGGCGCCGAACAGTGGGGTCCATGGGAGCTGGTTGCTAGCAGCGGCGCAACTCCTGCGCCGACTGCAGTAGTCACCGCAGCGCCGACCGCTGCACCTACAACGGCCCCTACAACCGCACCAACTGCGGCTCCTACAGTTAAACCGACAACAGCCCCCACTGCCGCACCGACCGCAGCACCAACGCCAGTCGCTGGCAGCTGTGCCGTTTGGGCCGAAGGCAGCACTTATAAAGCAGGAGATGTGGTGAGCTACAGCGGCGTGAGCTATACCGCCTTGTCAGCCCACACCGCTTATGTTGGCGCAAACTGGAATCCAGCTTCAACACCTACACTGTGGAAAGTAGGCGGTTCTTGCGCAGCAACGGGCACAACGCCAGCACCAACACCAGTCGTGACTGCCGCGCCAACGGCAACGCCAGTGGTTACAGCCACACCAACAGCAAAACCAACAGCAACGCCAGTGGTAACAGCAGCGCCAAGCGCAACTCCGGTTGTGACCGCAACGCCAACGGCTACTCCAGTCGTTACCGCAGCGCCAACACCAACGACCAGCACGGCGCCGACAGCAACACCAGCGCCAAATGCGGCGTACAAGCCACAAATTACTTACATTGCAGCGCCAGCGGGTTACCCAACTGATGCGCAATTTACTGCCGCCGAGCAAGCCCTGTATAGCCAAGCTGGAGCTGACAGCAGCGTGATCACTCGCATCCGCGAAGCATTGCAAGTACGCCCAGATGCGGTGGTTGATGCAGTAAAAGCAGGTGCAACTAGCAACCCAGACAACGTTCAACGCGTTGAACGCGTTTTAAGCCAAGCGAAGTTTGATTACTTCTTCCCAGTTCGTAATGTGAAATACACCTACGAAAACTTGCTCAAAGGCGTAGCGAAATTCCCAGCGTATTGCAAAACCTATACGGATGGCCGCGATTCAGACCTGATTTGTAAAAAACTGCTGGCAACGTCATTTGCTCACTTTGCGCAAGAAACTGGCGCAAACTGGCCTGCCCTGACCCCAGCCACTGCACGTGGTTATGCGGATCAAAACAACGCCGTATTGGCGACTATGGATCAAAACACCGCGATCCCAACCTTCCGTCAAGGCTTGTGGTTCCTGCGTGAGCAAGGCATGCAAGAAGGTACTGGCGTGGGTGGTTACCAAGATTGCTTTACCGGCGCGGGCAGCTCGATCTTCTCGATCTTCTACGCTTGCGGTCAAAATGCCCAAGGCCAATTCCTAAGCTACTTCGGTCGCGGCTCTAAGCAATTGTCTTGGAACTACAACTACGGTCCATTCAGCAAATCACTGTATGGCGACACCAACGTCTTGCTCGATAACCCAAGCGTCGTGGCGGATACTTGGTTGAACTTTGCTTCTGCGATCTGGTTTGCGGTTTACCCACAATCGCCAAAACCACCAATGACATGGGTGGTTGACGGCACTTGGAAACCAAACCAAGTTGACGTTGCCAACGGCATGTCACCTGGCTTTGGCGCAACGACCTACATCATTAACGGTGGTATCGAGTGTGGTAAAGGCTCAGAAGCGTCGCAATCTCTGAACCGTATTGCAGCGTACAAAGAGTTCACCAAAGAGCTCGGCGTGGACATCACTGGCGAGCAACTGACTTGCGGCACATCGAAAGGCTTTACCGATGGCTCGGCAGCTGCAACCAAAACGTATCTGGATAAAGGCTGGAATTACAATGCCAACAATCCAGGTGGCGTGTCATGGTCTTGCCAATTGGCCACTTACCAAACGCCATTTAACTTGGCGAACGCGGGTGACTACAAAGCATGCGTAGATTACTTCTTCCGCGGCCAAGTGAAATACAAAGGCGCAGTGGTGATTGATAACACCAAATAA
- a CDS encoding DMT family transporter, protein MQTVYTLLALFIGLVVPLQAAVNNQLRAFIGGSPLLAALVSFSVGIVTLLLMSLATGQKMSGLMGLAKVQPWMLVGGVLGAIFVFGTTLIAPKLGAASMLALIIGGQVCAGLLFDRFGWLGMPLRDLSWPRLLGAALVIMGVLLVNFGDRLLGSSS, encoded by the coding sequence ATGCAAACTGTCTACACCTTATTAGCACTATTTATTGGCCTCGTCGTGCCTTTGCAGGCCGCAGTGAATAACCAGTTGCGCGCATTTATCGGCGGCAGCCCATTGCTGGCCGCCTTGGTGTCTTTCTCGGTGGGCATCGTGACCTTGCTGCTCATGTCGTTGGCAACAGGGCAAAAGATGTCGGGCTTAATGGGTTTGGCCAAAGTACAGCCGTGGATGCTGGTTGGCGGCGTGCTCGGCGCCATTTTTGTTTTTGGCACCACCCTCATAGCCCCCAAGCTCGGTGCGGCGTCGATGCTGGCGCTGATTATTGGCGGGCAAGTGTGTGCTGGTTTGCTATTTGATCGTTTTGGCTGGCTGGGCATGCCCTTGCGCGATCTGAGCTGGCCTCGCCTACTGGGTGCCGCCCTAGTGATTATGGGCGTCTTGCTGGTGAATTTTGGTGACCGTTTACTGGGCTCCTCGTCATGA
- a CDS encoding TIGR01621 family pseudouridine synthase — translation MIEPIEIIASHDDFILINKPAGLDFHQNETQDSLIDLVRAQTGLAELYTVHRLDKMTSGLLLLARSSESARYFSTLFAEHRIQKYYLALSDKKPSKKQGKIRGGMEKGRNGSWKLVREGGQLAITQFFSYGLGNGERLFLLKPLTGRTHQLRVAMKSLGSPIIGDERYAGRPADRGYLHAYAIAFDFYGNTHQYICTKLSGSHFQSTALATQLETLSSPWQLDWPQP, via the coding sequence ATGATCGAGCCAATTGAAATCATCGCTAGTCATGACGACTTTATCCTGATCAATAAACCTGCGGGCTTGGATTTTCACCAGAACGAAACGCAAGACAGCCTGATCGATTTGGTGCGAGCGCAAACAGGCTTGGCCGAGCTCTACACAGTACATCGCCTCGACAAAATGACCTCGGGCTTACTGCTATTGGCGCGCAGCAGCGAATCAGCGCGGTATTTTTCGACATTGTTTGCCGAGCACCGCATTCAAAAATACTACCTTGCGCTCAGTGATAAAAAGCCCAGTAAAAAACAGGGCAAAATCCGCGGCGGAATGGAAAAAGGCCGCAATGGCAGCTGGAAACTAGTCCGCGAAGGTGGCCAATTGGCAATCACGCAATTTTTCAGTTATGGCCTAGGCAATGGCGAGAGGCTATTTCTGCTCAAACCATTGACGGGTCGCACGCATCAGCTCCGCGTCGCGATGAAAAGCCTAGGTAGCCCCATCATCGGTGATGAGCGCTATGCGGGCCGCCCCGCTGACCGGGGGTATCTGCATGCATACGCTATTGCGTTTGATTTTTATGGCAATACCCATCAATATATTTGTACCAAGTTATCGGGCAGTCATTTTCAAAGTACCGCGCTAGCAACGCAACTTGAAACACTTAGTTCGCCTTGGCAGCTCGACTGGCCGCAGCCCTAG